The following proteins come from a genomic window of Pseudomonas hygromyciniae:
- the aguA gene encoding agmatine deiminase gives MTTLHSTPRADGFYMPAEWAPQTQAWMIWPERPDNWRLGGKPAQAAHVAVAKAIARFEPVTVAVSAGQYENARARLDVPNIRVVEMSSDDAWVRDSGPTFVINDQGEVRGVNWDFNAWGGFDGGLYAPWNRDAQVGGKILEIERSPRYRTEGFVLEGGSIHVDGEGTLITTEECLLNRNRNPHLGREEIEAVLSAHLAVDKIIWLPDGLFNDETDGHVDNFCCYVRPGEVLLAWTDDPQDPNYARCHAAMDVLQNSTDAKGRALTVHKMPIPGPLYATEEECAGVDPVDGSQERNPTVRLAGSYVNFLIVNGGIIAPSFDDPLDSRAQEILQGLFPQHEVVMVPGRELLLGGGNIHCLTQQQPAPHKN, from the coding sequence ATGACCACTTTGCACAGCACGCCTCGCGCTGACGGCTTCTATATGCCAGCCGAGTGGGCACCCCAGACCCAGGCCTGGATGATCTGGCCAGAGCGTCCGGACAACTGGCGCCTGGGCGGCAAGCCGGCACAGGCGGCCCATGTGGCGGTGGCCAAGGCCATTGCGCGCTTTGAGCCGGTGACGGTCGCGGTTTCGGCCGGCCAGTACGAAAACGCCCGGGCGCGCCTGGATGTGCCAAATATTCGTGTGGTGGAGATGTCCAGCGACGATGCGTGGGTACGCGACAGCGGGCCGACCTTCGTGATCAATGACCAAGGCGAAGTCCGTGGCGTGAATTGGGACTTCAATGCCTGGGGCGGGTTTGACGGTGGCTTGTATGCGCCGTGGAACCGCGACGCCCAGGTGGGCGGCAAGATCCTCGAGATCGAGCGCAGCCCGCGTTATCGCACCGAGGGTTTTGTGCTCGAAGGCGGTTCGATTCACGTTGACGGTGAAGGCACGCTGATCACCACCGAGGAATGCCTGCTCAATCGCAATCGCAACCCGCATCTGGGCCGTGAAGAGATCGAAGCGGTCCTCAGCGCCCACCTGGCGGTGGATAAGATCATCTGGTTGCCCGACGGTCTGTTCAACGACGAAACCGACGGCCATGTGGATAACTTCTGCTGCTACGTGCGCCCAGGCGAAGTGTTGCTGGCCTGGACTGACGACCCGCAAGACCCAAACTATGCGCGCTGCCATGCTGCCATGGACGTGCTGCAAAACAGCACTGACGCCAAGGGCCGCGCACTTACCGTACATAAAATGCCGATCCCGGGGCCGTTGTACGCCACTGAGGAAGAGTGCGCCGGTGTCGATCCAGTGGACGGTTCCCAGGAGCGTAATCCGACCGTGCGTTTGGCCGGTTCCTACGTCAACTTCCTGATCGTCAACGGCGGCATTATCGCGCCGAGTTTTGATGATCCGCTGGACAGCCGTGCCCAGGAAATTCTTCAGGGTCTGTTTCCGCAACATGAAGTGGTGATGGTGCCGGGGCGTGAACTGTTACTGGGGGGCGGCAATATCCACTGCCTGACGCAACAACAGCCCGCGCCGCACAAAAACTGA
- the aguB gene encoding N-carbamoylputrescine amidase: MSRIVTVAATQMACSWDLEANIETAEKLVREAAAKGAQIILIQELFESPYFCQKPNPDYLQLATPVEENVAIKHFQKIAKELQVVLPISFFELAGRARFNSIAIIDADGSNLGIYRKSHIPDGPGYHEKYYFNPGDTGFKVWNTRYAKIGVGICWDQWFPECARSMALQGAEILFYPTAIGSEPHDKTISSRDHWQRVQQGHAGANLMPLIASNRIGNEEQDGYDITFYGSSFIANQFGEKVEELNETEEGILVHSFDLDELEHIRSAWGSFRDRRPNLYGALKTLDGSLES; this comes from the coding sequence ATGAGCCGTATCGTTACCGTCGCCGCTACCCAGATGGCTTGTTCCTGGGACCTCGAAGCCAATATCGAGACCGCTGAGAAGCTGGTCCGTGAGGCCGCCGCCAAAGGCGCGCAGATCATCCTGATCCAGGAACTGTTCGAAAGCCCGTACTTCTGCCAAAAGCCAAACCCGGACTATCTGCAACTGGCAACCCCGGTTGAAGAAAACGTGGCCATCAAGCATTTCCAGAAAATCGCCAAGGAACTGCAAGTCGTCCTGCCGATCAGCTTTTTCGAACTGGCTGGCCGTGCGCGTTTCAACAGCATCGCGATCATTGATGCCGACGGCTCCAACCTCGGGATTTATCGTAAAAGCCACATCCCGGATGGCCCTGGCTACCACGAAAAGTACTACTTCAACCCGGGCGATACCGGCTTCAAAGTGTGGAACACCCGCTATGCGAAAATCGGCGTGGGCATCTGCTGGGACCAATGGTTCCCGGAATGTGCCCGCAGCATGGCGCTGCAAGGCGCGGAAATCCTGTTCTACCCGACCGCCATCGGCAGCGAGCCACACGACAAGACCATCTCGTCCCGCGACCACTGGCAGCGCGTGCAACAAGGCCATGCCGGCGCCAACCTGATGCCGCTGATCGCCAGTAACCGCATTGGCAACGAAGAGCAGGACGGCTACGACATTACTTTTTACGGCTCGTCGTTCATCGCCAACCAGTTCGGCGAGAAAGTCGAAGAACTCAACGAAACCGAAGAAGGCATCCTGGTGCACAGCTTCGACCTCGATGAGCTGGAGCACATCCGCAGCGCGTGGGGCTCGTTCCGTGATCGCCGGCCGAACCTGTACGGCGCGCTCAAGACCCTCGACGGTTCCCTGGAGTCCTGA